A stretch of Bombus vancouverensis nearcticus chromosome 13, iyBomVanc1_principal, whole genome shotgun sequence DNA encodes these proteins:
- the LOC143303546 gene encoding uncharacterized protein LOC143303546, which produces MCVDESPFPTSVATEVVLDVSVQEILSMFNKKGLFNNQQSTVNNQQLTVNSQQSTVNNQQSTINSQQSTVNNQQSTINSQQSTVNSQQSTVNSQQSTINSQQSTINSQQSTVNNQQSTVNNQQSTINSQQSTDNRQQTTDNRQQTTDNRQQTTDNRQQSTINNQQSIVNNQQSTVNDQQSTITLLEYKPEASCIAVSFLGLIVDVIFAGKLLLFKFHLSYLEITNEACKYIVRENFHCGL; this is translated from the exons ATGAATCACCTTTTCCTACATCTGTCGCAACTGAGGTGGTGTTGGATGTAAGTGTTCAAGAAATACTCTCGATGTTTAACAAAAAAGGTTTATttaacaatcaacagtcaacagtcaacaatcaacaattaacagtcaacagtcaacaatcaacagtcaacaatcaacagtcaacaatcaacagtcaacaatcaacagtcaacaatcaacagtcaacaatcaacagtcaacaGTCAACAGTCAACAGTCAACAGTCAACAGTCAACAGTCAACAGTCaacaatcaacagtcaacagtcaacaatcaacagtcaacaatcaacagtcaacaatcaacaatcaacagtcaacaatcaacagtcaacaatcaacagtcaacaGTCAACAGACAACAGACAACAGACAACAGACAACAGACAACAGACAACAGACAACAGACAACAGACAACAGACAACAGACAAcagtcaacaatcaacaatcaacagtcaatagtcaacaatcaacagtcaacaGTCAACGATCAACAATCAACTATCACGCTTCTCGAAT ACAAGCCAGAAGCATCCTGTATAGCTGTCTCTTTTCTCGGTTTGATCGTAGATGTAATCTTCGCTGGTAAGCTACTTCTCTTTAAATTTCATCTATCTTATTTAGAAATTACAAACGAAGCGTGTAAGTACATTGTTCGCGAGAACTTTCATTGTGGACTGTAA